Proteins encoded by one window of Cyanobium sp. NS01:
- a CDS encoding flavin prenyltransferase UbiX, with protein MDPVVLAVSGASAQPLAQRALQLLLQAGERVEMVTSRGAIGVWQAELGLRVPSEPEAQEQFWRHQTGCRSGSLRCHRWNDQAAGIASGSYRTKGMVILPASMGTVGRIASGVALDLVERAADVHLKEGRPLVICPRETPWNLVHLRNLTALAEAGARIAPPVPAWYQQPSTIEDMVDFLVIRVFDVLGYDLGDLQRWQGPVRGMGTLEPRPEGIPTQV; from the coding sequence ATGGATCCCGTCGTGCTGGCCGTTTCCGGGGCCTCCGCCCAGCCCCTGGCCCAGCGGGCTCTGCAGCTGCTGCTCCAGGCCGGTGAACGGGTCGAGATGGTCACCAGCCGCGGCGCCATCGGTGTGTGGCAGGCGGAGCTCGGCCTGCGGGTGCCGAGCGAACCGGAGGCTCAGGAGCAATTCTGGCGCCATCAGACCGGCTGCCGGAGCGGCAGCCTGCGCTGCCACCGCTGGAACGACCAGGCCGCCGGCATCGCCAGCGGCAGTTACCGCACCAAGGGCATGGTGATCCTGCCGGCCTCCATGGGCACGGTGGGGCGGATCGCCTCAGGAGTGGCCCTCGATCTGGTGGAGCGGGCGGCCGATGTGCATCTCAAGGAGGGGCGGCCCCTGGTGATCTGTCCCCGGGAGACCCCCTGGAACCTGGTGCATCTGCGCAACCTCACCGCCCTCGCCGAGGCGGGCGCCAGGATCGCCCCACCCGTGCCGGCCTGGTACCAGCAGCCCAGCACGATTGAGGACATGGTGGATTTCCTGGTGATCCGGGTGTTTGACGTGCTCGGCTACGACCTGGGTGACCTGCAGCGATGGCAGGGCCCGGTCCGCGGGATGGGGACGCTGGAGCCACGGCCCGAAGGGATCCCCACCCAGGTCTGA
- a CDS encoding LapA family protein, producing MTPLLRQLLLLPLLAPLLAALLIGAFNPRPAVALRLLIWTSPALPIGVWIMVAATAGAGLSALGTGLALAAGQQRPLQRQVRQPLERENGSRGRPWPEPDAGDDAGQPEPWNTPVPAPQPPLDTPVAGPTRAAGEAVPTVAVPFRVIRRATAAAPARAKTAASHAAHAAAQHTAQAAPRASQPAAASGDDWGSPLQNEW from the coding sequence TTGACCCCCCTGCTGCGCCAGCTGCTGCTGCTCCCCCTGCTCGCCCCGTTGCTGGCAGCCCTGCTGATCGGCGCCTTCAACCCCAGGCCCGCCGTGGCGCTGCGCCTGCTGATCTGGACCTCGCCGGCCCTGCCGATCGGGGTATGGATCATGGTGGCGGCCACGGCCGGAGCCGGCCTCAGTGCCCTCGGCACCGGCCTGGCCCTGGCCGCCGGCCAGCAGCGACCCCTGCAGCGACAGGTGCGGCAGCCTCTGGAACGGGAGAACGGCAGCCGCGGGCGCCCCTGGCCTGAGCCCGACGCAGGGGATGACGCCGGCCAGCCGGAGCCCTGGAACACCCCCGTTCCTGCCCCACAGCCGCCTCTCGACACCCCAGTGGCGGGGCCGACCCGGGCGGCCGGTGAGGCCGTGCCCACCGTGGCCGTGCCCTTCCGGGTGATTCGCCGGGCCACCGCCGCAGCCCCTGCCAGGGCCAAAACCGCGGCCTCCCACGCAGCCCACGCAGCAGCGCAACACACGGCGCAGGCGGCCCCCAGGGCCAGCCAGCCGGCTGCGGCGTCAGGCGATGACTGGGGCAGCCCGCTCCAGAACGAGTGGTGA